One genomic segment of Streptococcus salivarius includes these proteins:
- a CDS encoding SIR2 family protein produces MVEKFDIKQLRYFAMTKRLNFLIGSGTSVPAIPLMSFFKGEDISDEKANNSLSDKVKDVSKKVLEDISKASEEEIIKAVLKRYSEFIKVILQLLYHANSRQVTKNINIFTTNYDLFIEKSLDELMKYESFVFNDGSNGYFNRILDSANYNKSVAYRGLNDNYLNELPTLSLIKPHGSMNWERDQEGNILIRQSVVENPVVVKPTGIEGQETFLNNHFHDMLRVFQLELDKPQSILIVIGFSFQDKHIAKMLNRSLKNPELNVFIFCYFESDKQTILTNLGLSDCPRNLNVITPNELEEKYKSKQKSEDGSEWFSFDLSNLTELLRDVSFEE; encoded by the coding sequence ATGGTTGAAAAATTTGATATAAAACAGTTGCGTTATTTTGCAATGACTAAGAGACTTAATTTTTTAATTGGATCAGGGACTTCAGTTCCTGCAATACCTTTAATGTCTTTTTTCAAAGGTGAAGATATTTCAGATGAGAAAGCTAATAATTCACTATCCGATAAAGTTAAAGATGTTTCTAAGAAAGTTCTTGAAGATATTAGCAAGGCTAGTGAAGAAGAAATTATTAAAGCAGTTTTAAAAAGATATTCTGAATTTATTAAAGTTATACTTCAACTACTTTACCATGCAAATTCTAGACAAGTGACAAAAAATATTAATATATTTACTACTAACTACGATCTCTTCATTGAGAAGTCATTGGATGAATTGATGAAATATGAATCATTTGTTTTCAATGATGGAAGTAATGGATATTTTAATAGGATTTTAGATAGTGCTAATTATAATAAGTCTGTCGCATATAGAGGATTAAATGATAACTACCTTAATGAACTTCCTACATTATCTTTGATTAAACCACATGGTTCGATGAACTGGGAAAGAGATCAAGAGGGCAATATTTTAATAAGACAAAGTGTAGTTGAAAATCCAGTGGTAGTTAAACCAACTGGCATAGAAGGTCAAGAAACATTTCTAAATAACCATTTTCATGACATGCTAAGAGTATTTCAACTTGAGCTAGATAAACCACAATCTATTCTTATTGTTATTGGATTCTCGTTTCAAGATAAACATATTGCTAAAATGCTGAACAGATCTTTGAAAAATCCTGAACTAAATGTCTTTATATTTTGTTATTTTGAATCTGATAAACAAACAATATTAACAAATTTGGGCCTCAGTGATTGTCCAAGAAATCTAAATGTCATTACACCTAATGAATTAGAGGAAAAGTATAAATCAAAGCAAAAAAGCGAAGATGGAAGTGAATGGTTTAGTTTCGATCTTAGCAATCTAACTGAGTTACTTAGAGATGTGTCTTTTGAGGAATAA
- a CDS encoding type I restriction endonuclease subunit R, translating to MPPVTPELEIERQLIEQLISGESQWTYRPDLKNEDQLWDNFFEKLAQNNVALLADHPLTEQEKRQIKNQLNFINYYEAAKWLAGENGIAKVEVQREDASLGTIRLSVIWRDNIAAGKSSYEVVNQVERDKAYPQDQDRRLDTTLMINGLPLIHIELKSPRVAFLDAFHQIKKYDREGKLRGIYSALQMFVVTNKVDTRYIAAAREDKLNKQFLTSWVDKDNKPMTSLMDFAHEVLSIPRAHQMVMQYSVIDDSKKALILLRPYQIHAIESVQDASRRQESGYIWHTTGSGKTLTSYKVARNLLQIPAIQKTIFVVDRRDLDQQTTSSFLSYAANDVIDIDETDNTHDLVKCLAGNDKRVIVTTIQKITTMMRKFQEGKYQKDSEKIKDLRVAFVVDECHRAVTPQTQKDIKGFFHNSLWYGFTGTPIFKENKRKQLGDLAQTTHQQYGERLHEYTVKEAIHDGAVLGFKVDYRNTIISPIPEEDLPDSVYEDKEHILEVLDAILNKSYQQLGFPNGEGKTYEAILTVKSIPQAQAYYNLLKSIKAGQERVKVSERVKRVLLDFPKVTVTYSVSENEEESIGYQEHMKQVMDDYNQEYGTHFNMADLRGFNTDINNRLARKLDKFIPRKEQLDLVIVVDRLLTGFDAPCLSTLFIDRKPMRPQDLIQAFSRTNRIFDSKKRYGHIITFQRPEAFKEAVDNALRLYSNGGENDVTAPDWAEEKANFIQAWIDFQVKVEDVENYVITIEQATSPQLRRIAKAYQTFDKYLASIRVYSEYDEAAIYTETGLSDEKLETYLGIYQNILAELKSRAEDDGDDNLFDIHYELESVQVDEINYAYILTLIQSMIQQEEDSPQALSDKDIETVDNYIQSLERTNPKLAEIIRNLWKEVQANPKDYQGQSITGVLDTMIEAIIDDHLKRFAREWYVGFDELRYYVQHYRKGAKKQSGESQLTKSQRYKDYKAETADALNPLSYKKHIKEAYTKLIEEVIELLRVGR from the coding sequence ATGCCACCAGTTACTCCAGAACTTGAGATAGAACGTCAATTAATCGAGCAATTAATCTCTGGTGAGAGCCAGTGGACCTATCGCCCAGACTTAAAAAATGAAGATCAATTATGGGACAACTTTTTTGAGAAGTTAGCGCAAAATAACGTTGCCCTCCTTGCTGACCATCCCTTGACTGAGCAGGAGAAACGTCAAATCAAGAACCAGCTTAATTTCATTAACTATTATGAAGCTGCTAAGTGGTTGGCGGGTGAAAATGGTATTGCTAAAGTCGAGGTACAGCGTGAAGATGCTAGCCTTGGGACTATCCGACTTTCTGTCATCTGGCGTGATAATATTGCTGCTGGAAAATCGAGTTACGAAGTAGTCAATCAAGTAGAACGTGACAAGGCTTATCCACAAGATCAGGACCGCCGTTTAGATACGACACTGATGATTAATGGCCTTCCTCTTATCCATATCGAGCTCAAGAGTCCTCGTGTGGCCTTTTTGGATGCCTTTCATCAAATCAAAAAGTATGACCGTGAAGGAAAGTTACGTGGCATCTATTCTGCCCTTCAGATGTTTGTTGTGACTAATAAAGTAGACACACGCTACATTGCAGCTGCACGAGAGGATAAGCTCAATAAACAATTCTTGACATCTTGGGTGGATAAAGATAATAAACCCATGACCAGTCTCATGGACTTTGCCCATGAGGTCCTATCTATTCCACGTGCCCATCAGATGGTGATGCAGTATTCCGTCATTGATGATAGTAAAAAAGCCCTCATCCTCTTACGTCCCTATCAAATCCATGCCATCGAGTCTGTTCAAGATGCCTCTCGCCGACAGGAATCAGGCTATATCTGGCATACCACAGGTTCTGGTAAGACCCTAACCTCCTACAAGGTGGCTCGCAACCTCTTGCAGATTCCAGCTATTCAGAAGACAATTTTCGTCGTGGACCGTAGGGACCTTGACCAGCAGACGACGTCGTCCTTTCTTTCTTACGCCGCTAATGATGTCATTGATATTGACGAAACGGACAATACCCATGACTTGGTCAAGTGTTTGGCAGGAAATGATAAGCGTGTGATTGTGACGACTATCCAGAAAATCACAACCATGATGCGCAAGTTCCAAGAAGGTAAATACCAAAAGGATTCGGAGAAAATCAAGGACCTTCGTGTGGCTTTCGTTGTGGATGAATGTCACCGTGCGGTCACACCACAGACGCAAAAAGACATCAAAGGCTTTTTCCACAATTCGCTCTGGTATGGCTTTACAGGCACACCGATTTTTAAGGAAAATAAACGCAAGCAATTAGGTGATTTGGCACAAACCACCCACCAACAATATGGCGAACGCCTCCATGAGTATACGGTCAAAGAAGCCATCCATGACGGGGCAGTTCTGGGATTTAAGGTGGACTATCGTAATACCATTATTTCGCCGATTCCTGAAGAAGACCTTCCTGACTCTGTCTATGAAGATAAAGAGCACATTCTAGAAGTCTTGGATGCTATCCTAAACAAAAGTTATCAACAGTTGGGCTTCCCAAATGGTGAGGGCAAGACCTACGAGGCCATCTTAACCGTTAAGTCCATTCCACAGGCTCAGGCCTATTACAATCTGCTCAAGAGTATCAAGGCAGGACAGGAACGTGTCAAGGTGTCAGAGCGGGTTAAGCGCGTGCTACTTGACTTTCCAAAGGTGACAGTCACTTACTCAGTGTCGGAAAATGAAGAAGAATCTATCGGCTACCAAGAGCACATGAAACAGGTCATGGACGATTACAATCAAGAGTATGGGACCCATTTTAATATGGCTGATTTACGTGGTTTTAACACGGATATCAATAATCGTTTAGCAAGAAAGTTAGACAAATTCATTCCTCGTAAAGAGCAGTTGGATTTGGTCATCGTCGTTGACCGTCTTTTGACCGGTTTTGATGCCCCATGTCTATCCACTCTCTTTATCGACCGTAAGCCCATGCGTCCACAGGATTTGATTCAAGCCTTTAGTCGCACTAACCGCATCTTTGACAGTAAAAAGCGTTATGGTCATATCATCACTTTCCAAAGACCAGAGGCCTTTAAAGAGGCTGTGGATAACGCCCTTAGACTCTACTCAAACGGTGGTGAAAATGACGTCACTGCCCCAGACTGGGCAGAAGAAAAAGCTAACTTTATCCAAGCCTGGATCGACTTCCAAGTAAAAGTGGAAGATGTGGAAAACTATGTCATCACGATTGAGCAGGCCACTAGCCCACAACTCCGTCGCATTGCCAAGGCATACCAGACCTTCGACAAGTATCTGGCATCTATCCGTGTCTATAGCGAATACGATGAAGCGGCTATCTATACGGAGACAGGACTATCAGATGAAAAGCTCGAAACCTATCTAGGAATCTATCAAAATATCCTAGCAGAGCTCAAAAGCCGAGCCGAAGACGATGGTGATGATAATCTCTTTGATATCCACTACGAACTGGAATCCGTCCAAGTCGACGAGATTAACTATGCTTACATCCTGACCTTGATTCAAAGTATGATTCAGCAGGAAGAGGATAGTCCACAGGCTCTCAGTGATAAAGATATCGAAACTGTTGATAACTATATCCAGAGTCTGGAGAGGACTAATCCTAAATTAGCCGAAATCATCCGAAACTTGTGGAAAGAAGTCCAAGCCAATCCTAAAGATTACCAAGGACAATCGATTACTGGCGTCTTGGACACTATGATTGAAGCCATCATCGACGACCATCTCAAACGCTTTGCCAGAGAATGGTATGTCGGATTCGATGAACTTCGTTACTACGTCCAACACTATCGTAAAGGTGCTAAGAAGCAATCTGGAGAAAGCCAGCTCACCAAGAGCCAACGCTACAAAGACTACAAAGCAGAAACAGCTGATGCCCTCAACCCGCTCAGCTACAAAAAACACATCAAAGAAGCCTACACCAAACTCATCGAAGAGGTCATTGAACTCTTGAGAGTGGGGAGGTAG
- a CDS encoding helix-turn-helix domain-containing protein, with translation MTLEKNPAIGSSWDDLQKTIFTKEEIAASELRVALMLEIIDARKKQGISQKKLEELSGVKQPVIARMEKGKTAPQLDTVLKILASLGKTLAVVPLDSHVK, from the coding sequence ATGACCCTAGAAAAGAATCCAGCAATTGGAAGTAGTTGGGATGATTTACAGAAAACTATTTTCACTAAAGAGGAAATTGCGGCGAGTGAACTCCGTGTCGCACTGATGCTTGAGATTATTGATGCTCGTAAAAAACAAGGCATTTCCCAAAAGAAACTAGAAGAGCTAAGTGGTGTCAAACAACCTGTTATCGCACGTATGGAGAAAGGAAAAACGGCACCTCAGTTAGATACGGTTCTTAAAATACTGGCTAGTCTAGGAAAGACATTGGCAGTAGTCCCACTTGATTCACATGTGAAGTAA
- a CDS encoding type II toxin-antitoxin system RelE/ParE family toxin, which produces MYPIHFYKDRNGHEPVREYIETLSMNSSKDSRIKLHKIQDYLTMLKNRGTMIGEPFIKHLEGEIWELRPLRDRILFAAWLDDGFILLHYFVKKTQKTPRRELMKAQKALDDIRKRGL; this is translated from the coding sequence ATGTATCCTATTCATTTTTATAAAGATAGAAATGGACATGAACCTGTTAGAGAGTATATTGAAACATTATCTATGAATTCAAGTAAAGATTCTAGAATTAAATTGCATAAAATTCAAGACTACCTGACTATGTTAAAAAATAGAGGAACCATGATTGGTGAACCATTCATTAAACATTTGGAAGGAGAGATTTGGGAACTAAGACCCTTAAGAGATAGAATTTTATTTGCAGCATGGCTAGATGATGGTTTTATTTTGCTTCATTATTTTGTGAAAAAGACACAAAAGACTCCAAGACGTGAGCTGATGAAGGCTCAAAAAGCTTTAGATGATATTAGAAAGCGAGGATTGTAA
- a CDS encoding SDR family NAD(P)-dependent oxidoreductase, whose translation MSKNVLITGATSGIGEATARAFAKEGENLILTGRRVERLEALKEELQATYPNQKVWTFALDVTDMAMVKDVCQAILKSVGQVHVLVNNAGLALGLTAYQDYEEWDMLTMLDTNVKGLMMVTRQILPSMVAANEGHIINMGSTAGIYAYAGAAVYSATKAAVKTFSDGLRIDTIATDIKVTTIQPGIVETDFSQVSFHGDKDKAAKVYQGLEALQAQDIADAVLYVTKQPRRVQISDMTIMANQQATGFTIHREE comes from the coding sequence ATGTCTAAAAACGTACTTATTACAGGAGCAACATCAGGAATTGGCGAAGCAACAGCGCGTGCCTTTGCCAAAGAGGGAGAAAATCTCATCCTAACCGGTCGCCGTGTGGAGCGTTTAGAAGCTCTAAAAGAAGAGCTCCAAGCAACCTATCCAAATCAAAAAGTTTGGACCTTTGCCCTGGATGTCACAGATATGGCCATGGTCAAGGATGTTTGCCAAGCCATTCTCAAAAGCGTGGGGCAAGTCCATGTCTTGGTCAATAATGCAGGTCTGGCACTAGGTCTAACAGCTTATCAAGACTATGAGGAGTGGGACATGCTGACCATGCTCGACACCAATGTCAAGGGCTTGATGATGGTGACACGTCAGATCTTGCCAAGCATGGTTGCTGCCAATGAGGGCCATATCATCAATATGGGCTCTACGGCGGGCATCTATGCCTATGCAGGTGCTGCCGTGTATTCAGCAACCAAGGCTGCAGTAAAAACTTTCAGTGATGGCTTGCGTATCGATACCATTGCCACAGATATCAAGGTGACAACCATTCAGCCTGGTATCGTTGAGACCGACTTTTCTCAAGTTAGCTTTCACGGTGACAAGGACAAGGCGGCGAAAGTTTATCAAGGGTTAGAAGCCCTCCAAGCTCAAGATATTGCGGACGCAGTTCTCTATGTCACCAAGCAACCACGACGCGTCCAAATTTCAGACATGACCATCATGGCAAACCAACAAGCCACAGGGTTTACCATTCATAGGGAGGAATAA
- a CDS encoding Mbeg1-like protein produces MSNLIDYLEKVKDLPFDKEPLNILDKVCINEIGYLTYEKWLTASDLKETINLHDYAEGKDLNPDYTFMVTKERVDLAEAMVRSRRFTGLNLSDYCSVLDKEVEKQFAAMIFSLPELDYQQIVFRGTDDSVIGWKEDFQLTYSREIPAHRSAMAFLEKHLSNLSGHIVVSGHSKGGNLALYSAVQSSTVLREQIAELLLLDSPGLMKSLLEKPSYQELKPKMTVIRPQESVVGVMLYWDKTAKLVAADGIGIAQHNVLLWQVDLETNDFVYEDQPTDLSQRLKETFQEWIETLPNQELKQVCDLFFDTILDSGIESLDDIGIKTLPKLGQMLQEFGNLSDQQKKVLQDGFNQLLWIFWKSGNRKSNLPKLELPDFIKKLSELTNND; encoded by the coding sequence ATGTCCAATTTAATCGATTATCTTGAAAAGGTTAAGGATTTGCCTTTCGACAAAGAGCCTCTTAATATTTTGGATAAGGTTTGCATCAATGAGATTGGTTACCTGACTTATGAAAAATGGCTCACGGCAAGTGATTTGAAGGAAACCATCAATCTACATGACTATGCTGAAGGGAAGGACCTAAATCCCGATTATACCTTCATGGTGACTAAGGAACGTGTCGATTTGGCTGAAGCCATGGTCAGGTCTAGGCGTTTCACTGGACTTAATCTAAGTGACTACTGTAGTGTCTTGGACAAGGAAGTCGAAAAACAGTTTGCGGCTATGATTTTCAGCCTGCCTGAGTTGGACTACCAGCAGATTGTCTTTCGTGGGACAGATGATAGCGTCATTGGGTGGAAGGAGGATTTTCAGTTGACCTACAGTCGGGAAATTCCTGCGCATCGCTCAGCCATGGCCTTTCTGGAGAAGCACTTGTCAAACCTCAGTGGTCATATCGTTGTTTCTGGACACTCCAAGGGTGGCAATCTTGCCCTCTATTCGGCTGTTCAGAGTTCGACTGTCTTGCGTGAGCAAATAGCAGAGCTCTTGCTTCTTGATTCTCCGGGCTTGATGAAGTCCCTCTTAGAGAAGCCTTCTTACCAAGAGTTGAAACCCAAGATGACGGTTATCAGACCTCAAGAATCAGTTGTGGGAGTTATGCTCTACTGGGACAAAACCGCAAAGCTCGTAGCAGCAGATGGCATAGGCATCGCTCAACACAATGTCTTGCTTTGGCAGGTTGACTTGGAAACAAATGATTTTGTTTATGAGGACCAGCCGACGGACTTGAGTCAACGCTTAAAAGAGACCTTCCAAGAATGGATTGAGACCTTGCCAAATCAAGAACTCAAGCAGGTTTGTGACTTGTTCTTTGATACCATTCTTGATTCTGGAATTGAAAGTCTGGATGATATTGGGATAAAAACTCTCCCTAAGCTAGGCCAGATGTTGCAAGAATTTGGCAATCTCTCGGACCAACAAAAGAAAGTGCTGCAGGATGGTTTCAACCAGTTACTCTGGATATTTTGGAAGTCGGGAAATAGGAAATCTAACCTGCCCAAACTTGAACTTCCTGATTTTATCAAGAAGTTGAGTGAATTAACCAACAACGATTAG
- a CDS encoding Pr6Pr family membrane protein: MTVSRFYRILLALCELVGVSIQILDDGWGMLLYYTVLSNILVFSSLIFFIIYDFKKGDATTNTKLLRYKGGVTMAILITGVIYHILLAPITEPEKFWTLRNFLVHYIVPWGLVLDTLIFDAKKAYHLREPIYWSAVPLSYFAFALLNGLVLKLPIPGAKDSPFAYFFINVNKFGWNKVLVNVLVISAEYIAVGYLLYLLKKFIGRKPA, from the coding sequence ATGACTGTTTCACGATTTTACCGTATCTTACTAGCTCTCTGTGAACTGGTAGGAGTCTCTATCCAAATCCTTGATGATGGTTGGGGCATGTTGCTCTATTACACTGTTTTGTCCAATATCCTTGTCTTTTCTAGTTTGATTTTCTTTATCATCTATGACTTCAAAAAAGGGGATGCGACGACTAACACCAAACTCTTGCGTTACAAGGGTGGTGTAACTATGGCCATCCTCATCACTGGGGTCATCTATCACATCCTCTTGGCACCTATTACGGAACCTGAGAAATTCTGGACGCTCCGTAACTTCTTGGTCCACTATATTGTGCCTTGGGGATTGGTGCTTGATACCCTTATTTTCGATGCTAAGAAAGCCTACCATCTACGTGAGCCAATTTACTGGTCAGCGGTCCCTCTGTCTTACTTTGCCTTTGCCCTGCTAAATGGGCTGGTGCTAAAACTCCCAATTCCAGGCGCCAAAGATAGCCCCTTCGCCTACTTCTTTATCAATGTCAATAAATTTGGTTGGAACAAGGTCTTGGTAAACGTCCTGGTCATCAGTGCTGAGTATATCGCTGTTGGCTATCTCTTATATCTCTTGAAAAAATTTATCGGTCGTAAACCGGCATAA
- a CDS encoding glycoside hydrolase family 25 protein, whose protein sequence is MRKRIKPIVVYVVLALLGLALVIANIHNTSKQQAHLQNVKSAIPYATTPKTTTSSTSSSSDEELKLNPIIDLSGWQLPQDIDYDVLSNHISGAIVRVFGGSQISKDSNAASSNGVDKSFKTHIKELKKRDVPVAVYSYAQGASVKEMKEEARIFYKNASPYKPTYYWIDVEEETMPNMEEGVQAFLAELKRLGADKVGLYIGAYFMLEQEVSTRNFDAVWIPAYGTDSGYYETLPNTDIDYDLHQYTSQGSLPGFDNILDLSQINPEKNKRKTFEKLFGKIKQKPTKNKKTTSTSSSSSQ, encoded by the coding sequence ATGAGAAAAAGAATAAAACCGATCGTTGTTTACGTGGTTCTAGCTCTTTTAGGATTAGCATTAGTTATTGCAAATATTCACAATACGTCCAAACAGCAGGCGCATCTTCAAAACGTGAAATCTGCTATTCCTTATGCTACTACACCAAAAACAACAACCAGTAGTACATCTAGTAGTTCCGACGAGGAGCTGAAACTCAATCCCATTATCGACCTTTCGGGGTGGCAACTACCTCAGGATATCGATTACGATGTCTTGTCAAATCATATTTCTGGTGCTATCGTCCGCGTCTTCGGTGGATCACAGATTAGTAAGGATAGCAATGCCGCTAGTTCGAATGGGGTCGACAAATCTTTTAAAACACATATTAAAGAACTCAAAAAACGTGACGTTCCAGTTGCCGTCTATTCCTACGCTCAGGGTGCTTCTGTCAAGGAGATGAAGGAGGAGGCTCGTATTTTCTACAAAAATGCTTCTCCATACAAACCTACCTATTACTGGATTGACGTGGAAGAGGAAACCATGCCTAATATGGAGGAAGGTGTCCAAGCTTTTCTAGCTGAGCTCAAACGTCTAGGAGCTGATAAAGTCGGTCTCTATATTGGTGCTTATTTCATGCTTGAGCAAGAGGTTTCAACCAGAAACTTCGATGCTGTTTGGATTCCCGCCTACGGTACTGACTCTGGTTACTATGAGACTTTGCCAAACACTGATATTGACTATGATCTACATCAGTATACCTCACAAGGAAGTCTTCCTGGATTCGATAATATTCTAGATCTTAGCCAAATCAATCCCGAGAAAAACAAACGTAAAACCTTTGAAAAACTCTTTGGTAAGATTAAGCAAAAACCAACTAAAAATAAGAAGACTACTTCGACAAGTTCATCTAGTAGTCAGTAA
- a CDS encoding aminoacyl-tRNA deacylase — translation MAKKGKVKKTLVDQILDKAKIDHDSLSFNGLEGELPEDVARESIYKTLALKGDKTGPVIGIVPITEHLSEKKLAKISGNKKVQMIPQKDLQKTTGYVHGANNPVGIRQKHNFPIYIDHSAQDAGFLIVSAGEIGRSIRINSQELADFVNAEFADIKE, via the coding sequence ATGGCTAAGAAAGGCAAAGTCAAGAAGACCCTGGTTGACCAAATTCTTGATAAAGCTAAGATTGACCATGATAGCTTATCCTTCAATGGTTTAGAGGGGGAGCTTCCAGAAGATGTGGCGCGTGAGAGCATTTATAAAACCCTCGCCCTTAAGGGAGATAAGACAGGGCCTGTCATCGGCATTGTCCCTATCACCGAACACCTGTCTGAAAAGAAATTAGCTAAAATTTCAGGGAACAAGAAGGTTCAAATGATTCCACAAAAGGATCTCCAAAAAACAACTGGCTATGTTCACGGGGCTAACAATCCTGTGGGAATTCGCCAAAAACATAATTTTCCTATTTACATCGATCATTCTGCCCAAGATGCTGGCTTCCTCATTGTCTCAGCGGGGGAAATTGGGCGTTCTATTCGTATCAATAGTCAAGAACTTGCTGATTTTGTTAATGCTGAATTTGCTGATATTAAGGAGTAA